A single Xenopus laevis strain J_2021 chromosome 3S, Xenopus_laevis_v10.1, whole genome shotgun sequence DNA region contains:
- the LOC108712376 gene encoding alpha-1,3-mannosyl-glycoprotein 4-beta-N-acetylglucosaminyltransferase C-like: MRCFRKRSTIPVLGVLIICLMFMNLYIEDEYVLEEEAKHLKDTSTHPLGSDRYIHTFKNLSNLSPSINVKYRILAGMPLSRKRYLTIGLSSVKRKKGNYLLETIKSIFEQSNYEELKEIMVVVHLAEFDSSWCESIVQDISRKFSHHIIAGKLTIIHTPMEFYPMLEGLKRNYNDPDDRVKFRSKQNVDYAFLLNFCANLSDYYVMLEDDVRCSRNFLTTIKKVITSRKGSSWVTLEFSKLGYIGKLYHSHDLPRLAHFLLMFYQEMPCDWLLIHFRGLLAQKDTIRFKPSLFQHMGYYSSYKGAENKLKDDDFEDDAFDIPDNPSASLNTNMNVFENYEPIKAYSSTEEYFWAKSPSSGDFYHIAFERPIKINKIKVCTGTEDRQNDILHHGTLEVGERVIGNKKGKKCTTYLRLGDFKNGNFEMENIDRKVLFNIDCIRILVTKNQIEWLIIKSISIWTTEPMNQ; encoded by the exons GAAGAAGAAGCTAAACATCTTAAAGATACATCTACTCATCCGCTGGGCTCAGATCGATATATTCACACATTTAAGAATTTATCTAATTTGTCCCCTTCCATAAATGTAAAATACCGTATTTTAGCTGGGatgccattatccagaaaaa GATACCTTACGATTGGACTTTCTtcagttaaaaggaaaaaaggaaattatttactAGAAACAATAAAATCTATATTTGAGCAGTCAAACTACGAAGAACTAAAAGAAATCATGGTAGTCGTTCACCTTGCAGAGTTTGATTCCTCTTGGTGTGAAAGTATTGTTCAAGATATATCTCGAAAATTTTCCCATCACATTATTGCTGGTAAACTGACCATTATCCACACCCCCATGGAATTCTACCCCATGTTAGAAGgtttaaaaagaaattacaatGACCCTGATGACCGTGTCAAATTTAGATCAAAACAAAATGTGGACTATgcatttcttttgaatttttgcGCTAATCTCTCTGACTATTATGTGATGCTTGAAGATGATGTTAGATGTTCCAGAAACTTTTTGACAACAATAAAGAAAGTTATAACTTCACGAAAAGGATCCAGTTGGGTTACCTTGGAGTTTTCCAAACTAGGATACATTGGGAAGCTATATCACTCTCATGACTTACCACGGCTAGCCCATTTTTTGCTCATGTTTTACCAGGAAATGCCTTGTGACTGGTTGCTAATCCATTTTAGAGGTCTTCTGGCTCAAAAGGACACAATTCGTTTTAAGCCATCTCTCTTCCAGCATATGGGATACTACTCATCATACAAGGGGGCAGAAAATAAACTGAAAGATGATGATTTTGAAGACGATGCATTTGACATACCAGATAATCCATCAGCAAGCCTAAATACGAATATGAATGTATTTGAAAATTATGAACCTATTAAGGCATATAGTAGCACTGAAGAATATTTCTGGGCCAAATCACCTTCCAGTGGTGACTTCTACCATATTGCATTTGAAAGAcctatcaaaataaataaaataaaagtctgCACAGGAACTGAAGATCGTCAGAATGATATTTTGCATCATGGTACATTAGAGGTTGGAGAACGAGTCATtggcaataaaaaaggaaaaaaatgtacaacTTATCTCAGATTAGGAGACTTTAAAAATGGGAACTTTGAAATGGAAAACATAGATCGAAAAGTCCTATTTAATATTGACTGTATTCGGATTCTTGTGACTAAAAATCAAATTGAATGGCTAATTATTAAAAGTATTAGCATTTGGACTACAGAGCCAATGAACCAGTAA